The DNA sequence TGTTATAAAAACCTCTGAAAGGCATAGTAGTTTCCCGGCTAGGGAAACTACGCATCGTGTCCTTGCTTATAATCTCTGCCAGGCGAGCTTCTTCAGATTTGGTAATTACGTAGTCTACCCCTTCCATCCTTTTTATCGCCTCAGCATCCGCCTCTGCATAGCAACCGGTAACAACAATAGTCGCACCAGGACTTTTTCGCCTGACCTTTTTAATATATTGACGTGATTTTTCGTCGCTCATTGAAGTAACCGTGCAGGTATTGATTACATAAAGATCGGCAGCGTGTTCAGGATCCGTTTCTACAAACCCCCTGGCAATAAGGGATTCCCGAATAGCCTGAGTCTCATATTGGTTAACTTTACAACCAAGCGTAATAAAGGCACATGTCTTCATGGTTTGACAGGATAAAAAAGCCGATTAAACGGCTTAATCTGCTTGAACGGCTTTGAACGGCTTAACTGGTTCCCGCTAATATTAACTTGACAAAAAATGTCGCCTCTGTACACTACGGATTATCAATGAGATAGCAAGAGAACCATCGTAATCACAGAGCCGCAAACAAAAAGGAAATACATATCTAAATTTATGCATAGGAATTTCAAACTAATTCTGTAGTAGCAAGGCGCGCCTTGCCACTGTTATAAAAGTTACGTAGGGCAACCCTTTAGGGTTGCTCTCCCCGTATGCACGTTCATACGGGGAAGCAAGGCTAAAGCCTTGCCCTACAGTTTAATAGAAAACAAAAGTTGCCAAAGGCCTAATTAAATAATGAACGAGGTACTAAATTTAAGTACGCATGTGATTCTATCAGACAAGACAATCTTTTTGAAGAGAAATTCAGATGATTATTGGTATACCAAAAGAAATTAAACCGGATGAATACCGGGTATCTCTCACCCCTGGCGGCGTGGAGGAGATGTTGAAACACGGCCATACAGTCCTTGTAGAAAAAGGCGCTGGTTTGGGAAGTAGTATTTCTGATCAGGATTATGAGAAAGCCGGCGCTCAACTCATCGACAATCCCGGCGATATCTACAAATATGCACAGTTCATTATGAAGGTCAAAGAGCCGATGCCTGAGGAGTACCATTTATTAAAAGAAGACCAGATCATCTTTACCTTCTTTCACTTCGCCGCATCAAAAAAATTAACCGATGCAATACTACAAGCGAACGTAATAGCCATTGCCTATGAAACAATTCGAGATGAAAATGGCTGGCATCCAATCCTGACACCCATGAGTGAAGTGGCAGGGCGGATGTCCATCCAGGCAGGTGCAAAATACCTGGAAAAACCAATGCACGGACGTGGGATTCTTTTAGGTGGCGTACCGGGGGTAGCCCCTGCAGAGGTGGTTATCATAGGCGGTGGTGTTGTTGGTACCAACGCCGCCAAAGTAGCAGCAGGGTTTGGAGCGAGAGTCACAATCCTCGATATTAATATGGATCGATTAAGATACCTGGACGATATCATGCCCAAAAATGTAATTACGCTGATGTCCAATATACAAAATATCCGGAAGAGGGTTGCAGACGCCGACCTGTTAATAGGAGCCGTACTTATTGAAGGGGCGCGGGCACCGCATGTGGTAACAAAGGATATGGTCAAAACCATGAAGGCAGGCGCCGTGATTATCGATGTGGCTATTGACCAGGGCGGGTGTATCGAAACGAGCAGGCCAACCACGCATGGAAACCCTGTCTATACAGAATGTAATGTAATCCATTACTGTGTAACCAACATACCCGGCGCAGTAGGATGCACATCAACACAGGCATTAACCAATGTAACATTACCCTATGCTATGGAACTTGTTAATAAAGGATACGAACGCGCAGCCCGGGAAAACCCCGCCATAATGAGGGGCATCAATGCCGTAAAGGGAAAGATCACAAACCAGGCAGTGGCCGAGGCTTTTGGAATGGATTATAATTCCTTGCTTCTGCCTTCGCTCTCTATTTAACTTATGAGTAAAGGTAGGTTTAATAAAGAAGGAACGATTGTTGGTTTTTCAGCGCTACTTGGTACGAAAATGATTATAAAAACAGGATGTTTGATCGTTATGATTATTTATAAATTCAACAGTCCGTCAAACTGAAATTGTGTATTAATCTTACCTCGTAATTCCTCTTCATCCAGTGCAAAATGAGGACTAATCTCTATGAGACCAATAACATTGCCTTGAGGATCCATGGGAATGGATATACCGGTATTGCGTAACCATCTTCCGAATAAATTAACTATATCCTGTTTTGCTGTAGCTGGCGAATCATTACCTTCTAAATTTTTTACCGGTGAGAATTCTTCTTCCCGAAGAACCTCCATAACTACCCCCTGCTTTACATATCTGAGTATATCAAAGATAAAGCTCTCAAATTTAACAGCATTATTCTTATCAGGATTTACCATATCTCCTTTCTCATCCAGGCAGGGTACCTTTTTTAAAGCTGCATGATAGGGAAGAGCATTTACTGTTTGATATATCCTTTCAAGGAAATCAATATCCATTACATGGACTGCAATATTTCCTGCATTATATTTCAGTGCACCATCTCCATTTCTAGCATACATATCCTCCTGGCTGAGCTCACTATATTCAATAATATGGAGATGCCCGTCGATATATCCTACAATGCCTACCTTTTCTTCCGCATGGCGTTTTTTAACAACCTTTAACGATATCTCTGCTTTACTTCCTGTATGGTAACCAAGAAAAACCGGGTCGGCCATCTTTATGAGCACGTTATCAATCTGATGATAAAAGATCTGTTTAACACCACGCCTCCTCATATCGGCAAGAATACCCTTCTCCCTCAAAGCAATAATGACTCCCCCATGACCATTGGGACTCATAACAATATTTGACTTCGAATTCATCAACACCTTCCCTTGCAGGTCTACTACAGGAAGCATACCTTGGGTAAAAAAGCATACCTGTCTGGCATCTAACCCAAAGAAGTGGTGTGATTGGAAAAAATCTTGCGTTGCCTGATTATTGGTCTCGCTGGTCATGATATACCAGGGAACTGGTATACCATATCGCTGCTGAAGGGCATGGATCTTTTCTGCATGAAGCTGAAAGATGCTTTTCCCACTGATCGGTGCAATGTGAATCATCCCTTTTGGTCCATTGCCTCCCAGTCTGGATCCATCTCCACCTGCGACGGTAAGGATGGCAGTCTCTCCTTTCCGGAGAGATGACTCCCCTAGCTGTTTTGCCGCCTCTGCAAGCTCCCTTTCAAGGGTATTCGATGGGACAGAGATAACGTGAGGAGGGAGTAAACTACCCTGAATGGCGGATGCTGTTTTCCGGAGATTCTGATGAAAGAGTTTCTCGATGAGCTGAAAATCTATTGAGGCGATCTGTGCCAGGAGAAGTTCTTTTTCCCCGGGCGATATTTCATCCCACCATTTGAAGACGTGCTGCTGCTTTGCCTCAAAGGTGTTTTTGATGTGCTTCTTATAGTTTGGATACTCTTTT is a window from the Candidatus Jettenia sp. genome containing:
- the ald gene encoding alanine dehydrogenase; the protein is MIIGIPKEIKPDEYRVSLTPGGVEEMLKHGHTVLVEKGAGLGSSISDQDYEKAGAQLIDNPGDIYKYAQFIMKVKEPMPEEYHLLKEDQIIFTFFHFAASKKLTDAILQANVIAIAYETIRDENGWHPILTPMSEVAGRMSIQAGAKYLEKPMHGRGILLGGVPGVAPAEVVIIGGGVVGTNAAKVAAGFGARVTILDINMDRLRYLDDIMPKNVITLMSNIQNIRKRVADADLLIGAVLIEGARAPHVVTKDMVKTMKAGAVIIDVAIDQGGCIETSRPTTHGNPVYTECNVIHYCVTNIPGAVGCTSTQALTNVTLPYAMELVNKGYERAARENPAIMRGINAVKGKITNQAVAEAFGMDYNSLLLPSLSI
- a CDS encoding UDPGP type 1 family protein encodes the protein MNRKILEKEYPNYKKHIKNTFEAKQQHVFKWWDEISPGEKELLLAQIASIDFQLIEKLFHQNLRKTASAIQGSLLPPHVISVPSNTLERELAEAAKQLGESSLRKGETAILTVAGGDGSRLGGNGPKGMIHIAPISGKSIFQLHAEKIHALQQRYGIPVPWYIMTSETNNQATQDFFQSHHFFGLDARQVCFFTQGMLPVVDLQGKVLMNSKSNIVMSPNGHGGVIIALREKGILADMRRRGVKQIFYHQIDNVLIKMADPVFLGYHTGSKAEISLKVVKKRHAEEKVGIVGYIDGHLHIIEYSELSQEDMYARNGDGALKYNAGNIAVHVMDIDFLERIYQTVNALPYHAALKKVPCLDEKGDMVNPDKNNAVKFESFIFDILRYVKQGVVMEVLREEEFSPVKNLEGNDSPATAKQDIVNLFGRWLRNTGISIPMDPQGNVIGLIEISPHFALDEEELRGKINTQFQFDGLLNL